The Candidatus Woesearchaeota archaeon genomic sequence TTGTAGGGCAGCATCCCCCTAACTATTCTTTTTACAAACCTATCCGGCATCCTGGGAAGAAACGGCCCCTTGAATGTACCCTGGTTTTTTTTTCTGCTGTACTCCTGGTAAAGAAATTTCTTTTTACCTGTGACAGCAGCACTTTCGCAATTAATTATATCTATTTTGCCACCCATCAGCGCTTTTTTAGCAGCAACAGTGGCTATTCGACCAACAATCATGTTTTTCGCATCTATAATCATATTATCTCAACCAATTATTCTTATCTTTTTGCCCTGCACAGGCTCTTTCATCAGCTCATAAAGGGGCACTATTTTACTTCCGCTTTTCTCAAGCTTAGAGAGGGCTCCTCTCGAAAACTTCAAGGCAGATATGGTAATTTTGTGGTCTATATCTCCTCCTCCAAGAACCTTCCCGGGAACAATAATTGTTTCATTTTCTTTAGTAAACCTATTCAACCTGGTGAGATTCACTTCCCTTCCCTTTTTGCCTGTTCTGGAAATCTCATCTGCTACTCTGCTTATTAGTTTAGACTCCATATTTTTCAAGTTTGTTATCATTTGCAGTACTTCTTTATTTGTTTTTGTCATTTTATTATGCGGGAGACGGGATTTGAACCCGCGCACCCACTGAGGGACAAGGCTTTTGCTTACAACCTCAACCTTGCACATTTGACCGCTCTGCCACTCCCGCATCAGGAGACAGCATTTATTTTTTCATAAGCCCGTTTATCTCATCAAACTGACTGTTGATTTGGTTAACGGCTTCTTTAACTATTATTTCGGGCTTTAATTGGCCCCAAGATTCTAATACAAATATGAAACTATCATCTTTCTTCTCAATCTCAATAAGCTTGGAAATGCCGTCGCACGCATCTACGAGTGCGGGCGTATTGATTAAATTTCTGTCTATCTTCCCATCCTTATCAAATATTTTTGAAGGATATTTTTCTTTAAATTTCTTCAGCAGCTTATCACCATTATTTACGGTAATTTTAGATTCGTTATAATAATAAATGTGCCCCGGACACCACTTTGCG encodes the following:
- a CDS encoding 50S ribosomal protein L13; translated protein: MIIDAKNMIVGRIATVAAKKALMGGKIDIINCESAAVTGKKKFLYQEYSRKKNQGTFKGPFLPRMPDRFVKRIVRGMLPYKQEKGRKALKNIMCHIGIPKSLESRDTLKIENADISKTKNLNYLTVGEICRKLGRVK
- a CDS encoding 50S ribosomal protein L18e; translation: MTKTNKEVLQMITNLKNMESKLISRVADEISRTGKKGREVNLTRLNRFTKENETIIVPGKVLGGGDIDHKITISALKFSRGALSKLEKSGSKIVPLYELMKEPVQGKKIRIIG